Below is a window of Bacteroidota bacterium DNA.
TTATTGGAGTATGATGATGTAATGAACAGCCAACGTGAAGTTATTTATACACGTAGAAGAAATGCACTTTATGGCGACAGACTGGAAGTTGACATTAACAATATGTTGAGGGACTTTTGCGATGACGTTATTGATGTGAACAGAAATGAAGGTGATTTTGACTCATTCAGCTTAGATGTTGTTCGCTATTTTGCGACTCAAAGTCAAATTACTGCAGATGAATTTAAAGAAGAGAAGCAGCATATATTAGCTGACAAACTATTTGTAAATTTGAAGGAAGCTTACAACAGGAAGGTTAATGCAATTGCAGAAAAAGCATTTCCTGTTATAAAAAGAGTTTATGAAGACAGAGGCAAGGTGCTTAAATATATTGTGGTTCCTTTTTCTGATGGAAAGAAAGCTGTTGATGTATTAGTAGATCTGGAAAAAGCCTATAAGTCGAAGGGAAAAGAAATTTTAAAGTCATTTGAAAAAATGACAACCTTATCACTTATTGATGATTTTTGGAAAGAACATTTACGTGAACTGGATGATCTGAAGCAAAGTGTTCAAAATGTGACTTATGAGCAGAAAGATCCAATCTTAATTTACAAACTGGAGTCTTTTAAACTCTTTGAAACTGTTTTGGGAAAAGTTAGTCGCGAAGTTCTTCCAATGATTTTCAAAGGAGATATATTAACACAAGATCCTGACGATGTATCAGAAGGAACAGCAAAACGAGGAGCAGGATTAAGCAATTTAAAGGAATCGAGACCTCAGGATTTTGAAGGTACTAAGCCACCTGTTGGAGCTACCAATGCAGAAGAAAGGAAAGTACCGGTTAGAGTGGAAAAGAAAGTGGGTCGAAATGATCCATGCCCATGTGGGAGTGGGAAAAAATACAAAAGTTGCCATGGAGAATAAAGAAGAGAAACCTATATCACAATATATTGAGCATACGTTGCTTAAAGCTGATGCAACAAAAGCAGATATTGAAAAACTTTGTGAAGAAGCAATTGAAAATGATTTTGCTGGTGTTTGTGTTCCACCTTATTATGTAAAAGCGGCTAGTGCAGCGCTTCTTGAAAAGAAACCTAAAGTGATTACTGTTGTTGGTTTTCCCTTGGGTTATAATTTGATAGCCGCAAAAGTGGAGGAAAGCCGCAAGGCAATTGAAGAAGGAGCCGATGAAATTGATATGGTTATGAATGTAGCTGCTTTTAAAAGTGGTGATTTTAGTCATGTTAAAGATGGCATTGAGAGTGTCGCAACATTTTGTCGCCTTAAAGCAAAACCATTGAAAGTGATTATTGAAACTGGATACCTTAGTAAAGAAGAAATTGTTAAAGCTTGCGAAATATGTGCTGAGGTGGAAGTTGATTATGTTAAAACATCCACTGGGTACAACGGTGGTGCCACGGTAGAAGATATTCAATTAATGAGAGAGAATTTGCCTGCTAAAATAAAGCTAAAGGCTTCAGGCGGAATTCGGGATAGAAAATTTGCTGAGGCATTAATAAAGGCTGGTGCTGATCGATTAGGAACATCTGCAGGTATTCAAATCATTAAATCTTAAAAATAAGAAAATGATAAACCGTTCCCTTTTACTAATGTTATTTATTTTGGCAGCCCAATTTGTCTCTGCCCAAACTGATTCTTTTCAAGGCATTAAAAAAGGTGAAGTTGCTATTTTTCGTGATGTGAGGCTGGATACACTGGTTCAAAGAATTTATGTTGAAAATGAAGATTTGCCTCAAATCAATGGCTATCGCATTCAGATTTATTCCGGTTCGAAACGAACGATTGCCAATCAGGTTAAGGCTGCTTTTATGGTTGAGTATCGAGAGGAGAGAGCTTATTTAAGCTATATCCAACCCTATTTTAAAGTTAGAGTTGGGAATTTTCGATCAAAAGCAGAAGCAATTAAGCTTTATGAATCATTAAGAGAGAATGAAAAGTTTAAGGCAGTTTTAATTGTAGTAGATAAAATTGACCTGCCTGAATTATTAGAATATCCTTTAGATGAAATCAAAGATTAATCAACTTGCAAATGCATTTTTTCCTGCAGTTGTTCAACAGCGGAGATATTTACATGCAAATCCGGAGCTTTCTTTTGATGAAGTAAATACCCATGCTTTCATTGCCAATGAACTTAAGAAATTAAATATTCCATTTGAAAAGGTTGCAGGAAATGGTTTGCTTGGATTTATAGAAGGTAAAAATAGGTCGAACATTATAGCATTACGCGCTGACATGGATGCTCTTCCTATTCAAGAAAAAAATGATTTTGATTTTTGCTCAACCAATATCGGTGTTATGCATGCTTGTGGTCACGATATGCATATGGCCAGTTTATTAGGTGCTGCAAAAATATTAATGCAAATAAAGGATGAGTTGAACGGAAGTGTGAAGCTCATTTTTCAACCTGCAGAAGAAAAAATACCTGGTGGTGCAAAAGCCATGATAGAGGCAGGGGTGTTGAGCAATCCTGATGTAGATTTCATATTCGGACAACATGTTTTGCCAGAGCTTGAAAGTGGCAAAATCGGACTAAAAGCAGGGCCTTTTATGGCTTCCAGCGATGAAATTTATATAACAATTAAGGGGAAAGGTGGGCATGCTGCCATGCCTTGGAAACTTATCGATCCAATAAAAATTGCTTCTCAGTTAGTATTGAATCTTCAGCAAGTAAGTGAAAGTTTGGCTCCTTCGAATATTCCTACCGTTATATCAATTGGGCGTTTTATTGGTGATGGTGCAAACAATGTAATTCCTGAGGAAGTGAAACTAGATGGAACTTTCAGAACTTTTGATGAAAAATGGAGGAAGCAAGCACACGATCATATCAGACGTATTGCCACTGAGACTGCAGAAGCCCAGGGCGCTACGGTTGAAGTTGAAATTCGAAATGGCTATCCTTCATTATTCAATAATGAGCTTTTATATGAAGAGGTAAAAAAAGCAGCTTATGATTATTTGGGAGTTGAGCAGGTCGAAGATTTAGACCTCCGAATGACAGCCGAAGATTTTGCCTATTTTGCAAAAGAAAAACCAGCAGTTTTCTATCGATTAGGCGTATTCAATAAAGACATGAAGAACACATCTCCTCTTCATTCGGCCACTTTTAATCCAGATGAAAAAGCATTGATAACTGCTATAGGTTTCATGGCTTATTTAGCCTACTTCAAGTTATTGCATGCATAAGTTTATGTTAAAATATCGTTTGTCGATTCTGAGTTTGTTCTTGTTTTTGACTGGATTTGCTCAAGAAATTCCATTCGATAGTTTTTCAAAAAAAGGTTGTTTCACTCACGAGATGACGAAAATCAACTTAAGTCGCTTTGTTCAAGGACGAAACCCTATTTATAGAAATAGTACTTCCTTAGCCGAAGATGATTATTATATTATTCCCTGTGTGGTTCATGTTATTCATGATGGTGGTATAGAGAATATTTCTGATGAAATGATCAAAAGCCAGATTGCTGTATTAAATGAAGATTTTGGACATTATGGTTCTCACAATATTGATGTAAGAGGTGAGGATGCAAAAATTAGATTTTGTCTTGCATCAAAAGATCCAAATGGCCTAAAAACTTCAGGCATTGTTCGGCTGCAGTCAAGTTATGCCGATTTAGACTCTAAAGATGAAATGTCGACCAAAGATTTAAGTTATTGGGATCCGCATAAATATCTAAATTTTTGGATTGTAAAATCAATTGATAAAGATCCAAAATTGCTAGGCTATGCATATCGTCCTACTCAGTCAGGTGGGCCTGATTTTAATGGTGATGGCATTGTTATTACCTATAAATATTTTGGGAGAACAGGCACAGGATTTAATAATCTGGGTAGAACCTGTACACACGAAGTCGGACATTATTTCGATCTGATGCATGTGTGGGGAGGCGATGAAAATGGGGAAGGTGATTGTAAAGATGATGATGGGATTTTTGATACCCCAAACTGTTCATCCACTTTTTTTTCACATCCTACAAACTCCTGTCCGCACCCAAATCAATGCAATAATACACGATTGATTGAAGATTTTATGGATTATTCCTATGATGCTTGTATGAAGCTTTTTACAGCAGGACAAAATGATAGAATGCGCTTAATTATTCAAACGCATCGATCCGAATTGGTAAGCTATGATAATTTGGTGAATGCAGGTTGTATCAACGAATATGACTCGCTAAATTCGAACTCAAGGGTTGATATTAGAAGTTCTCCGGCACAACGACAAATTGTATTCGAAACACATTACAGCCGAGGTTCATCTGATTTATTATTTAATGTTTATGATGTTTCGGGAGCTTTGCTGAAAGAAGAAAAAATAAGTGGAATTGGCAAAAATTCAGTGCCCTATAATTTAATTGAGTTTCGCCCTGGTATTTATATAATTAAGGGATCTTTTGCTGGAGAAAATTTCTATCACAAGGTGTTAATATATTAGCTTTTTTATTGTAAATCAGCTTCAGTTATTATAAAAGTGGATTTATATATTGTTTCAGAAATCATCTCAATATCCCAATTCTCACTATCACTTAGTTTTTTAATAAGCAAACGCCCGCTTTTGCTATAAATACTGTAGCATTCCCAAGGTTGTATTGCAGCAAAATTGTAAGTATTTGTATCAAAATCTTTAGCCTCTGAAACAAACCTGTTTAAGTGTAGTGCCTCAGTGTGCAAAAGTGTATTAAAACTTGGAATTTGTATTGAAGCACGACCCTGCTGGATAATAATTGTATCAAAAGATTGATTGCTAGTATATCTACTAATATAAACTTCACGTTCACAAGAGAGTAATATAAATGTTAGCAATGGAAAAATAAAAAGAGCTATAAGTTTATTCATGACAAGTTTATTTAGCAATGCTAAAACTAAACTATCTCAGATTTATTGTATAGAACTCAGGTGAAATAGTTTAAAAGAATAGACTAAAGTGTAATAGCAATATCTAACACTTTAACAGCCAACTCTTCCATCCTATCAGAATAATTTATGGAAGCAACACCTGTTGCTCGATTTGCCAAAACCAAGTCAACTGTAATGGCATGATGCCCCAATAGTTTCGACAAACCATAAATAGCTGAGGTTTCCATTTCAAAATTCAGAATTTTTTGATCCTCATAATGGAATTTTGCCAAACAATCGTTTAAGCCAGGATAGGCTAATGGGGCACGCACGCTTCGTCCCTGCGGGCCGAAAAACCCAGGAGCTGTAATGGTTATGCCATGGTAAAAGTCGTTCTCAAAACGTTTTTGAAGTTCCTTAGAGCATGCATATAGGTAAAAAGAGATTTTGCTTTCATGCTGATGTAAATGTGCCTTCAATTTATCATAAATACGTTTTTCATCAGTCGTATATTTTCCTTGGTAAAACTTCAGCAAATTATCAAATCCTAAACCATAATCAGATACTATAAATGAGTTAACTGGAATTTCGGCATGCAATGTTCCGCAAGTGCCAATTCGAATAAAATTCAGTGATGTTAGTTTTTCTTTAAGTGTCCGATTTTCCAAATCTACATTAACAAGAGCATCTAATTCGTTCAGTACAATGTCAATGTTATCGGGTCCAATTCCTGTAGAAACTACGCTTATTCTTTTGCCTTTGTAAAAACCTGTATGTGTGTAGAACTCACGCTTATTTTTTTTGATTTCTATACGATCAAAAAACCGGCTAATAAGCGGAACCCTGTCTTTATCTCCAACTAAAATAATGGTATCAGCAATATCTTCAGGCTTGAGATTTAAATGATAAACACTTCTGTCATCATTAAGAATAAGCTCTGATTCTGGAATATACTTCATAATTAAACCCTTTGGCTAATACGAAGATAGAAGAAATCACTTAATGATTGCAAATTGCAAAATGACAGTTTGAACCTATGTATGAAAATAATAAGCGTTGATGAGTGGAAGATAACTGGCCTACCCTAACATATCGGCAGTACAGAAAACTATATATTGATATTGTGTTTAACCAACATTTTCCTCAGATTCAGCAATGCGTAACGCATTCTTCCCAATGAAGTATTGATGCTTACATTGGTTAAATCGGATATTTCCTTGAAACTCAAATCAGCATAATGTCGTAAAATCAAAACTTCCTTTTGTTCTTTTGGCAGACTTTGAATAAGCTTTTTCAAAACGCTTATTGTTTCGTCATGAATGATCTCATCTTCACGATTATACTGAACAATTTTTAAAGATGCCATCAAATCGTTTCCACTGCTATCAGTAATCAGTGGCATTTTCTTGACCTTCCTAAAATGATCAATAACCAAGTTTCTGGCAATGCGCACAACCCATTGGTAAAACTTGCCTTCTTCTTTGTATTTCCCGCTTTTCAGGGTATTAATCACTTTAACAAAGGTGTCTTGAAAAACATCTTCCGCCAATGCACGATCCTTGATAAGAAATAAAATGTAGGAAAATAATTTGCTCTGGTGACGATTAATAATTTGTCTTAAACAATTCTCATCTCCATTCAAATAGTTTTGAATGAGCATTTCGTCACTAATAATGGCTTTACGCATACCTCTACAGTTTTAGGTGTGAAAAAACTATGTGTTACTTAGTGTAGAGGTTGTTCGAATGGTGAAATTTAGAGGTTATTAAATACTAATTTAGACTACCAATATACAACATTAATTAACGGAAACCAAGACTTTTGTCAATAAATTTGTTTAGCTCCACTAAACAAGTGTTTCACTGCTTTTCCCCTGCAGTTTTCTTTTTAGTTTTATATTATGTTTTGTGAACATATTAACAGGCTCTAAATGTTTAGTTCTGAAAAAGTTAGGGTGTTGCAGGAAGTGATTAATTCATTTAAAAAGTAATTAATTCGCGCAAAGCATATACTGTTGGTTTGCTGAAGCTTTGTTAAATTTGCTGTTCGAAATTATGCCGCAAAAAATAGTTGAAACATATAAGAATACCAGAGATTTAGAAGGTTTAAGTCATAAATCCTATTTATTACTTAAGAATGGTCATCAAAATAATCTCAAGAATATTGATTTGGCAATACCCCACGGAAAATTGGTTGTTGTTACAGGAGTATCTGGTTCCGGAAAATCATCTTTAGCATTTGAAACATTATACGAAGAGGGTCGAAGAAGGTATGTCGAAAGTTTGTCGGCCTACATTCGTCAGTTTTTGGGAAAAATAAGAAAACCTTTAATAGACTATATTAAGGGATTGCCCCCAGCTATTGCCATTGAACAAAAAAGATCTACATCGAATTCTCGATCGACTGTAGGTACTGTAACTGAGATGTTTCACTATCTCAAATTGCTTTATGCCCGTTTGGGGAAAACCTATTCTCCTGTTTCTGGAAAAGAGGTAAAACGGCAACGTGTTGATGACATTGTTGATTTTCTGGTTAAGCAGAAAAAGGATTCTCAAATACGTATTTTAGCGGAATTGAAATTAAAAGAAGATAGACTTTGGCCGGAAGAGCTTGGTATTCTTCTTCAAAAAGGATTCTCAAGAATAGTAATTTCCAGTGAAGATTATGATATTGAAGATATATTATCCAGCTTGGAGGAAAAAACAATCAAGCCAGATTTATTAGATGCATTAGAATCAAATGCTTTTATTTTAATTGATCGTTTGATTTTAGATATTAGCGACAAGGATATTAATTTACGAGTTTCTGATTCAGTTCAAACGGCTTTGCACGAAGGGCACGGACGATGTTTGGTGCAACTGAATGGAAGTGAAAAATACAGTTTCTCCAATCAGTTTGAAGCAGATGGAATCATATTCGAAGAACCAACTCCTGATCTTTTTTCATATAATAGCCCTTACGGTGCTTGTGATGAATGTGGAGGATTTGGCGAAATACTTGGCATTGATGAGAACAAAGTAATTCTGAACAAGCAGCTTTCATTATATGATGGAGCAGTTATTTGTTGGGAAGGTGAGAAAATGAGTAAATGGAAAAAAGACTTTATTCGCTCTGCAGATAAAGTGAATTTTCCAATATTTAAACCTTATCAGGAGTTAACCGAAAAGGAAAAAGACCTTTTATGGGATGGGTTTGATGAAACGGAAGGTATTTATGATTTTTTCAACTACCTCGAAAGCAATACCTACAAAGTTCATTACCGAATTTTCTTATCACGTTTTAAAGGAAGAACACGTTGTAAATCCTGTAAAGGTACGCGCCTCCGAAAAGAAGCTACCTATGTAAAAATTGGAGGGAAACACATCGGAGAATTGTTGCAATTACCCGTTAGCGATTTAAAGGAATTCTTTGATCAGTTTTCCAAGGAAAATCTTAAAAATCCTATTGCTGAGCGATTACTACGTGAGATTAATTTGCGTTTGAACATGATGGTCAATGTGGGTTTAGGTTATTTGTCGCTGAATCGCACATCTCGCTCTTTGAGTGGAGGAGAAACACAACGAATACAATTGATTTATTCTTTAGGTAGTAATTTAACGGGAAGTTTATACATTTTAGATGAGCCAAGTATTGGTTTGCATCCTAAAGATACAGCCCAGTTAATTCAAGTATTAATTGGCCTGAGAGATTTGGGAAATACAGTTGTTGTGGTTGAGCATGATGAAGATATTATTCGGGCTGCTGACGAAATAATTGATTTAGGGCCACATGCTGGAAGGTTTGGTGGTAATATTATTTTTCAGGGAAATCATGAAAAAATAAAAAAGGAAGGTAGCGGTATAACAGCTCAATACCTAAATGGGGAATTGAAAATTCCAATAAGAAAGAAAATCACAGACTTTGAACATTTTATAGAAATAACAGGCGCATCTCAATACAATCTAAAAAATATTGATGTAAAAATCCCTTTGCAAGCCATAAGTGTGGTGACCGGAGTTTCTGGTTCAGGAAAAACAACATTGGTCAAGGAGGTTTTGTTTGAAAGCCTAAAGAATATTGGAGAATCATTAAAACCCGATGCTGTTAATTGTAAAGAAATTAGTGGACGCTTTGATAAAATAAGAAATATTGAATTTGTATCTCAGGATAGTATTGACAGATCGCGTAGATCTAATGCAATCACTTATTTAAAGATTTTTGATCATATCAGGGAGTTGATGTCTTCGCAGCAACTTTCAAAAATAAACGGCTACACACCTGCTTATTTTTCTTTCAATGTAGATGGTGGAAGATGCGAGGAGTGTAAGGGTGATGGGAAAATAGTTGTTGAAATGCAATTTGTGGCTGATATGAACCTGATTTGTGAAGAGTGTAAAGGCAAACGCTATAAGGACGATATTTTAGATGTCATGTATAATGGTAAAAATATCAGCGATATACTTAATATGACTATCAGTGAGGGAATGGAGTTTTTTGCTGATCAAAAAGCCATTATCAGTGGGCTCGAACCTTTAGTGCAGGTTGGATTGGATTATCTTCAACTTGGGCAACCCACTTCCACATTAAGTGGTGGTGAGGCACAACGATTAAAACTGGCCAGTTTTCTGGCTAAAGGATTGAAAAAAGCTGATCCTTCATTGTTTATTTTCGATGAACCAACTACTGGATTGCACTGGCACGACATCAATAAATTGCTGAATTCTTTCAATGCTCTTTTAGACATTGGTCATACTATATTAATAATAGAGCACAATCTGGAAATTATTAAGAATGCCGACTATCTCATTGATCTAGGCAAGGAAGGTGGAGAAGAAGGTGGCTATTTGGTTTATCAAGGACCTCCTGAAAAATTGATTGGAAATAAAGATTCATATACAGCCAAATACCTGAAAAGCAAACTAAATTAGTGTATACGCCTCAGTTGGTGTTATCACCAACGGTTTTCTGGATTGTCATTTTGTTGGTGATAACACCAACAAGGGCAAAAGGATTGAGATTAAAACTTTGTCGACAACCGCGGTCAATAGGTTTCCCATGCTAAAAGTTCTCACTCAACTCTGGTTTAAGTTTGCAACTTAAACCTTTTATTTATCTGCAATTTTGGTTTATTCATTATTCGCCCATTTGCAAACTTTAGCTAGGATTGGTTTTTATACTTTCAGACCACACAGGTTTAGCCTTTTACGCCTCAGTTGGTGTTATCACCAACGGTTTTCTAGATTATCATTTTGTTGGTGATAATACCAACAAAGGCAGAATTTGCAAACTTGAGCTAGGATTGGTATGCTAAAAGTTCCTGTGAGTTTTAAAAGCAATTTATACAGCCACCCCAAACTCCCTCAATGCATCATTCAAAGAAGTTTTTAAATCAGTTGAGGCTTTTCGTTTGCCGATGATCAAAGCACATTGCACCTGATATTCTCCTGCAGGAAATTTTTTGGGATAAGAGCCTGGGATAACTACTGATCTGGCAGGAATTCTACCTTTCAACTCAATAGGTTTATCTCCACTTACATCAATAATTTTTGTCGATTTTGTAATAACAACATTGGCTCCAAGCACTGCTTCTTTTTCAATATGAACTCCTTCTACAACTATGCTTCGCGAACCAATAAAGCAGCCATCTTCAATAATAACCGGAGCTGCTTGAACAGGTTCCAAAACACCACCAATTCCAACACCTCCACTGAGATGAACATTCTTTCCTATTTGAGCACAAGAACCAACAGTGGCCCAGGTATCTATCATGCTACCTTCGTCAACAAAAGCACCAATATTCACATAAGATGGCATAAGTATTACACCTGCTGAAATATAGGCACCATATCGAGCAACAGCATGAGGCACCACCCGTATTCCTAATTCAGCATAATTCGATTTTAATGGAATTTTATCATGGAATTCCATTGGGCCGGCATGTGAAGATGACATTTTTGAAATTGGGAAGTAGAGAATAACAGCTTTTTTGATCCACTCATTTACGATCCAACCGTCTGCATTGGGTTCTGCCACACGCAGTTTACCTTTATCCAATAGTTCGATAACTGAGAGAATATCTTCTTTGCTTTTTTCA
It encodes the following:
- the deoC gene encoding deoxyribose-phosphate aldolase — protein: MENKEEKPISQYIEHTLLKADATKADIEKLCEEAIENDFAGVCVPPYYVKAASAALLEKKPKVITVVGFPLGYNLIAAKVEESRKAIEEGADEIDMVMNVAAFKSGDFSHVKDGIESVATFCRLKAKPLKVIIETGYLSKEEIVKACEICAEVEVDYVKTSTGYNGGATVEDIQLMRENLPAKIKLKASGGIRDRKFAEALIKAGADRLGTSAGIQIIKS
- a CDS encoding 2,3,4,5-tetrahydropyridine-2,6-dicarboxylate N-succinyltransferase, whose translation is MNISDLKKSIEASWENRSLLNNEKSKEDILSVIELLDKGKLRVAEPNADGWIVNEWIKKAVILYFPISKMSSSHAGPMEFHDKIPLKSNYAELGIRVVPHAVARYGAYISAGVILMPSYVNIGAFVDEGSMIDTWATVGSCAQIGKNVHLSGGVGIGGVLEPVQAAPVIIEDGCFIGSRSIVVEGVHIEKEAVLGANVVITKSTKIIDVSGDKPIELKGRIPARSVVIPGSYPKKFPAGEYQVQCALIIGKRKASTDLKTSLNDALREFGVAV
- a CDS encoding amidohydrolase, with product MKSKINQLANAFFPAVVQQRRYLHANPELSFDEVNTHAFIANELKKLNIPFEKVAGNGLLGFIEGKNRSNIIALRADMDALPIQEKNDFDFCSTNIGVMHACGHDMHMASLLGAAKILMQIKDELNGSVKLIFQPAEEKIPGGAKAMIEAGVLSNPDVDFIFGQHVLPELESGKIGLKAGPFMASSDEIYITIKGKGGHAAMPWKLIDPIKIASQLVLNLQQVSESLAPSNIPTVISIGRFIGDGANNVIPEEVKLDGTFRTFDEKWRKQAHDHIRRIATETAEAQGATVEVEIRNGYPSLFNNELLYEEVKKAAYDYLGVEQVEDLDLRMTAEDFAYFAKEKPAVFYRLGVFNKDMKNTSPLHSATFNPDEKALITAIGFMAYLAYFKLLHA
- a CDS encoding nucleoside phosphorylase, with amino-acid sequence MKYIPESELILNDDRSVYHLNLKPEDIADTIILVGDKDRVPLISRFFDRIEIKKNKREFYTHTGFYKGKRISVVSTGIGPDNIDIVLNELDALVNVDLENRTLKEKLTSLNFIRIGTCGTLHAEIPVNSFIVSDYGLGFDNLLKFYQGKYTTDEKRIYDKLKAHLHQHESKISFYLYACSKELQKRFENDFYHGITITAPGFFGPQGRSVRAPLAYPGLNDCLAKFHYEDQKILNFEMETSAIYGLSKLLGHHAITVDLVLANRATGVASINYSDRMEELAVKVLDIAITL
- a CDS encoding sigma-70 family RNA polymerase sigma factor, encoding MRKAIISDEMLIQNYLNGDENCLRQIINRHQSKLFSYILFLIKDRALAEDVFQDTFVKVINTLKSGKYKEEGKFYQWVVRIARNLVIDHFRKVKKMPLITDSSGNDLMASLKIVQYNREDEIIHDETISVLKKLIQSLPKEQKEVLILRHYADLSFKEISDLTNVSINTSLGRMRYALLNLRKMLVKHNINI
- the uvrA gene encoding excinuclease ABC subunit UvrA gives rise to the protein MPQKIVETYKNTRDLEGLSHKSYLLLKNGHQNNLKNIDLAIPHGKLVVVTGVSGSGKSSLAFETLYEEGRRRYVESLSAYIRQFLGKIRKPLIDYIKGLPPAIAIEQKRSTSNSRSTVGTVTEMFHYLKLLYARLGKTYSPVSGKEVKRQRVDDIVDFLVKQKKDSQIRILAELKLKEDRLWPEELGILLQKGFSRIVISSEDYDIEDILSSLEEKTIKPDLLDALESNAFILIDRLILDISDKDINLRVSDSVQTALHEGHGRCLVQLNGSEKYSFSNQFEADGIIFEEPTPDLFSYNSPYGACDECGGFGEILGIDENKVILNKQLSLYDGAVICWEGEKMSKWKKDFIRSADKVNFPIFKPYQELTEKEKDLLWDGFDETEGIYDFFNYLESNTYKVHYRIFLSRFKGRTRCKSCKGTRLRKEATYVKIGGKHIGELLQLPVSDLKEFFDQFSKENLKNPIAERLLREINLRLNMMVNVGLGYLSLNRTSRSLSGGETQRIQLIYSLGSNLTGSLYILDEPSIGLHPKDTAQLIQVLIGLRDLGNTVVVVEHDEDIIRAADEIIDLGPHAGRFGGNIIFQGNHEKIKKEGSGITAQYLNGELKIPIRKKITDFEHFIEITGASQYNLKNIDVKIPLQAISVVTGVSGSGKTTLVKEVLFESLKNIGESLKPDAVNCKEISGRFDKIRNIEFVSQDSIDRSRRSNAITYLKIFDHIRELMSSQQLSKINGYTPAYFSFNVDGGRCEECKGDGKIVVEMQFVADMNLICEECKGKRYKDDILDVMYNGKNISDILNMTISEGMEFFADQKAIISGLEPLVQVGLDYLQLGQPTSTLSGGEAQRLKLASFLAKGLKKADPSLFIFDEPTTGLHWHDINKLLNSFNALLDIGHTILIIEHNLEIIKNADYLIDLGKEGGEEGGYLVYQGPPEKLIGNKDSYTAKYLKSKLN
- a CDS encoding SPOR domain-containing protein; amino-acid sequence: MINRSLLLMLFILAAQFVSAQTDSFQGIKKGEVAIFRDVRLDTLVQRIYVENEDLPQINGYRIQIYSGSKRTIANQVKAAFMVEYREERAYLSYIQPYFKVRVGNFRSKAEAIKLYESLRENEKFKAVLIVVDKIDLPELLEYPLDEIKD